AAGTGTTGATGGTTCTCTTGACTATGCTTAGTGGATTATATTGTATGTTATTCAGAATGAAATTGTAAGTGCCTTCTGAAGaggctttaaaatattttgaaatagtgTTCTataacagtgctttgtattgatgAAATTGTATGACTTTTAAGATGTTACTGAAAACAAAAGATATATTAGGCCATGTTTGGTTGagattattaaattttatgcataaataattataattatttcttgCTTTATGCTCTCAAAGCAGTTGAACTTTGTAAAATAAATGAAGTGTGTATTTTATTGAGagttttttgtaactttttaaagatttttgaatGGGCTagtaatttaatgtaaatttctgagacagtttaaaatatttaaactaacaTCACTTGGAGAAAATGCATGTGTGTTGTATATGTtacatattttcatatttgttaatATGATAAATTCCCATATGAATAAAGAAGCTGAAAATAATTGCTAACATTCTAAATAGTTCCCACaaacttataaaattaaaatacagtagTATCCCGATTATCCGGGTGAAGGTTATCCGGATGGTGGATTAACTGTGTCATGTTTCAATTAcataaaccataaaaacaaaataatttctaatatttttatttctgtgtatGCACAAGGGCAACTTAACTTGTGTTGCATTAAATGCTACAGATTAATAATGTgacaaatcaacaaacaatattttgcttttcctcaatagctattcgcttcctCAATTGCATAATTATTTCAGACGACAGCAAACATTTATATTCCGCCATCCTGCTtgtcaacagcagctctggagaAAAAAGCCAGAAACACTCAGGACTAGTTTACCTTGTGCCACTAGGATGCAGTAGTGGCAAATCATAGCACACACACATTTAGTAAATAACAAGAGTCTGGAATTACATTAACGGGTttaataatctttctaataatagaaaacgtTAAGTTTATGCTTGTGTaattcttattagaactgaaatatatatcctatatcaataacattattattttgtaactcatgtTGGCAGTGCCAACATAGGAAAAAGATATTATGCCCAAGCCCTGTTTAGTAAACAATGCAgtacatgaatttttaaatttaattttatgttgtttaatCTCTCAAAGATATTCAAAATTTACTTTATTGTACTTCAAATTAATTTAGATTTGTATTActtctgtaaattaattttaatgggagtagtgtcttgattatAATGGTAGTCAGCAGTACACTTACctatttggaaaataaattatcttgGTGAAAACACTATCTTATGGACAAAAAACATATGTTACTAGCACTGTTTTCATTAGCGCTCTGTTTTACGGGAACATATTAGGATATTACTTTGAGGGAGGggtgttacagtgtttgtctagataatcggtatgaaaaaaatttcaatcgtgttttttttttttcatattgcttTAACCGTGTTTTTCGGTTATCCGTGGACCCCTTGTCGGTTATTACCCTaaataatcgggagtctactgtagaactaactatatttttatatttaatactgtGTTCAAACAAATTTTCTCCTTGTTCAATACACcgataaaataattaatgtttggcATTCCAATgaactttataataaatatagcatcatgtacaattaaaaacaaatatttattatgagTTTAAAGTTGTATATTTTGTAAAGTTCTTGCGATGGTAACTTGTAAATGTCAAAATGTGCAACTgattttattgtgtgtatgtttagtTTAGAGGAAGATTTTATAATTCATTACTTCATTAGTCTGTTTTTCTCATGATAGTTATGGCTTTGCTTGGGTACATTTAATGTTTGTAACCATGAAAGTTACTATTGTGTGTTTTGAAAGGTATTGCACATTGTATTctatttgttttttcttttttttttcagtttttatgcACATTTTAGATATAAGCTTTGCACCAGTAAACATTAAGCCATTCCACTTACTGCTAGTAGTTAAGAGGAAATGCAGGAAAACATTTATTACATCTCACAAGTAATTTTTTCAGTAAAGTATTTTTCCAGttgtattattttaaacaaacattGTTGGGGAATGAATGTTAACTCTGCATGTCATTAGTTTTTGCCATACACAGAATGTTCATCACTTGCCTGtgaaaaatattaagaataaaatgtCATCCCGATATAAGCATTTAATTTGAAGCATGTGTAAACTCTACGTTAGAaggtataaaaatgtatttatgtccTTCAATTATTTCGAATTCACAAAtcttattattttctatttaacttctttgtGTGAAGAAAGTGGAGACTCCATTTAAATTCTCATTTTTGGATATTTAATGAAATGAACTTTGACTGGTTTGTATTGGATCAGACTAACACAAGGGTCAGCAGACCGAGGCTGCAAGCTGCATGCAGCTCTTTTCATAGGATTTTATGGCACTATAACTCACTGCGCTGCCTCAGCACAAAAAAATCAAACCGTACAATTACAACGCATATCCTCAACCTGCGCTGTCGAATTACTACCATCGCACCGCCCCACCTACCCACTCGCATCCCTACCGTCGCACCGCACCACCTACCCACTCGCATCCCTACCATCGCACCGCACCACCTACCCACTCGCATCCCTACCGTCGCACCGCCCCACCTACCCACTCGCATCCCTACCGTCGCACCGCCCCACCTACCCACTCGTATCCCTACTGTCGCACCGCCCCACCTACCCACTCGCATCCCTACCGTCGCACCGCCCCACCTACCCACTCGCATCCCTACTGTCGCACCGCCCCACCTACCCACTCGCATCCCTACTGTCGCACCGCCCCACCTACCCACTCGCATCCCTACCGTCGCACCGCCCCACCTACCCACTCGCATCCCTACGGTCGCACCGCCCCACCTACCCACTCGCATCCCTACCGTCGCACCGCACCACCTACCCACTCGCATCCCTACCGTCACACCGCCCCACCTACCCACTCGCATCCCTACCGTCGCACCGCCCCACCTACCCACTCGCATCCCTACCGTCGCACCGCCCCACCTACCCACTCGCATCCCTACCGTCGCACCGCCCCACCTACCCACTCGCATCCCTACCATCGCACCGCCCCACCTACCCACTCGCATCCCTACCGTCGCACCGCCCCACCTACCCACTCGCATCCCTACCGTCGCACCGCCCCACCTACCCACTCGCATCCCTACCATCGCACCGCCCCACCTACCCACTCGCATCCCTACGGTCGCACCGCCCCACCTACCCACTCGCATCCCTACCGACGCACCATCCCGCCTACCCACTCGCATCCCTACCGTCGCACCGCCCCGCCTACCCACTCGCATCCCTACCGTCGCACCGCCCTGCCTACCCACTCGCATCCCTACCGTCGCACCGCCCCGCCTACCTACTCGCATCCCTACCATCGCACCGCCCCACCTACCCACTCGCATCCCTACCGTCGCACCGCCCCACCTACCCACTCGCATCCCTACCATCGCACTGCCCCACCTACCCACTCGCATCCCTACCGTCCCACCGTCCCGCCTACCTACTCGCATCCCTACCGTCGCAGACTATCACGTGAAAAAATAACACTAGCTGTATGCACTTTTGGAACTATTTTAAAAGATAACTTTTACAGTTTATATTTGTCATAACTGCagttatttgctactaatattggCACCCTACTACATCACTTTAATTTAGTCAATTACTCTTTatgtttatatttctctgttcgCAGACTGAACGTTTAACCATACAGACAGCTATGGGATCCACATGTGATAAATAACTCGTACTTGATTTCATGTTCTTTCTTTGAAGAGTAAATTTTCAGGTACCACAGGCTGGAAAGGTTTTGTTTTATGTGACATTGCTCAACACTAAGGAACCAAATGAAAGAAGCAGACTGGAGTAAATAATGCTGAACATCTGCCGTTACCTTCTCTCAAATGCCCACGCTGTTGACGAGGTGTTAGACccaaatgaaagaaaataaatttctgcTAGGCTCAGTGAAAGTAAACATAAACAAACTATCCCTGCGTCTCTCTTAGCCGGAGGCTGGCACCAGAGGTAAGCACTACACACTTTTCTGCTGTGCTTATTTCTTCTGGCAGGGGGCATGATTCTATCAGGCAGCACAAATCCGCAGTATACCAAATCACATTTAACTTGCTCGAATTCTACTGTATGATTGTCTCCA
The DNA window shown above is from Bacillus rossius redtenbacheri isolate Brsri chromosome 2, Brsri_v3, whole genome shotgun sequence and carries:
- the LOC134529054 gene encoding uncharacterized protein LOC134529054, translating into MNFDWFVLDQTNTRVSRPRLQAACSSFHRILWHYNSLRCLSTKKSNRTITTHILNLRCRITTIAPPHLPTRIPTVAPHHLPTRIPTIAPHHLPTRIPTVAPPHLPTRIPTVAPPHLPTRIPTVAPPHLPTRIPTVAPPHLPTRIPTVAPPHLPTRIPTVAPPHLPTRIPTVAPPHLPTRIPTVAPPHLPTRIPTVAPHHLPTRIPTVTPPHLPTRIPTVAPPHLPTRIPTVAPPHLPTRIPTVAPPHLPTRIPTIAPPHLPTRIPTVAPPHLPTRIPTVAPPHLPTRIPTIAPPHLPTRIPTVAPPHLPTRIPTDAPSRLPTRIPTVAPPRLPTRIPTVAPPCLPTRIPTVAPPRLPTRIPTIAPPHLPTRIPTVAPPHLPTRIPTIALPHLPTRIPTVPPSRLPTRIPTVADYHVKK